GGGTAGCGGAAATTTCAATATAAATAAAATAGGATATGAGGGAAAGCGAAATGAGCATAGCAACGGCACCTGAGAGTAAGATCGGTCGCCGGCCCCAGCCATCCACGAGATACCACGGTGGTATGGTAGACAGCAAATATGAAATACCGTTGATTCCAGTCATCAGGATTGCATCTCGTCCAGCCCATCCGGCCTATATTGGAGATTGGTTAGCATAATCCTGGGTAATTTTGGATTTTGTTTGAATCCGACATGGCGCCGCGGAAGGGAGACATTGGATTCATGTAAGCGTATGGTATCCATACCGATTCAAAAACGAGTGGCGCATAGTATGAGATGACGTTTATCCCATTGAGCTGAGCTAGGGCCTGGGCCGACATGGCAATCAAAACACGTTTGCGATACCGGCGGAACATGTCCGAGTAGGATCGCTCGCCCTCCTGGCGCTGGACGAGGACGTTCATCTTGATATCACGATATTCTTGCCGGGCCTTGTCATTAAGGAGATCGCCTTCGCCATAAAGATTTGCAATCACCACCATGCCCTCCTCGTCGTGATCATTGTCAAGAAGCCATCTTAGTAGGGACCTGGGAGTTAGCATGGTAGACGATGGAGAAGATTTTCTGCTCACCTAGGTGATTCACAGATCATCAGACTGCCAATTCCAAGCAAGGCACCCATGATACACTGGAAAAGGAGTGGGAGGCGCCAGGAGTAGTCGTTATCAATAAAGCTACAGAAATAGTCTACCCACACACTGGTCGCATACCCAGCAATATTGCCGGTAAATTCGATGCATGCGAGCTTCCCACGGTTGTGGGGAGGCTTGAAATTCGTCAGCAGCCTGGCGAGAAATTTGGGGGGGACAAAAAGAGTCGAGAACCGATGAAGAAAGGGAATTACAAACCGAAATCTCAGACTGGTAAACTGGCACAATGGTAGAGAGGGCGCCAACGCCTAGACCAGCAATGACACGACCGACCATCATCATGGGAATACCTGTGGCAAATGTTTGAAAAGCGCCGCCAATGAAGAAAACAATGGAGCCATATAGTATAGTCCTTCGACGGCCGATCATATCACCGACACGTCCCACAAGGAGGGAGGATATGAACGCTCCAATTTCGAGAACTGCAACCACAGTACCGATTGTAGCCCGAGAAGGCTGATTGAAATAATCTTTGAAGTACCAGCCACTGCATCTGTTAGCCACATTCTGCTCATAGTCTCTATGGCGAGTCTCTATGCGCGAGGGATTAG
Above is a window of Penicillium digitatum chromosome 2, complete sequence DNA encoding:
- a CDS encoding Sugar/inositol transporter, which codes for MTPRDELHVRMHGLVGKPLLYFTSVFVSLGVFLFGYDQGVMSGIITGWYFKDYFNQPSRATIGTVVAVLEIGAFISSLLVGRVGDMIGRRRTILYGSIVFFIGGAFQTFATGIPMMMVGRVIAGLGVGALSTIVPVYQSEISPPHNRGKLACIEFTGNIAGYATSVWVDYFCSFIDNDYSWRLPLLFQCIMGALLGIGSLMICESPRWLLDNDHDEEGMVVIANLYGEGDLLNDKARQEYRDIKMNVLVQRQEGERSYSDMFRRYRKRVLIAMSAQALAQLNGINVISYYAPLVFESAGWAGRDAILMTGINGISYLLSTIPPWYLVDGWGRRPILLSGAVAMLISLSLISYFIYIEISATPTLTVIFVMLYNAAFGASWGPIPWLYPPEILPLSIRAKGASLSTASNWAFNWLVGEITPVLQQIIKWRLYLVHAFFCACSFVLVYFLYPETSGVRLEDMDVLFGDASTAMPTPATQGERGSLMGAGSPVPSLDLRRQYGQLGAENSIPGLDIDPPTSNHEGTSKRGRSDSRQGSVRGEGMGSWISNMVSRNRGVGPSAISSQYRRLEQGEGDEQ